The DNA sequence GCGATCACACCTTAAGGGGCTGATACAGCAGGAAAAAGAACTGCTTTTTTTGTTAAGCCCATCGGCTCTGTATGAATACGGCAGGATTATAACGTTTTCCTTTTCGTTATCTTCAGCCCAGATCCTGAAAAGATCATAACCAATGGTTCCAACGCTGACCAGAGCCATGAAGTCCAGCCCTTCCAGGGCCAAAAGAGCATAACGGAAGGAATCAAGCCAGGGCTCGTCGGGTTTTATACTTCGAGGAACCCGAGAGTTGAGCATGCTGATCTTTGGAAATCCCTGGAGGTCACATTTCGATAAGCCGAATAGAAAGCGGCATGGGAAGTCTGTTTCGAGGACATGAAGGGATTCACCGGATAACATCACCTCGGCCTTTTTGAGGCAGTCGTTCCAAATCCTTGCAGAAAGCCTGAAGCCAAGGCTTTCCTCAAGTAAAATTTTAACAGAAGGCCTGTCAAAACCGTATGTTGCTGCAGCTGACAGCAAATTCTGAACTTTTCTGCCGTCCTTCTGACCACGGCGTCTCATAAAATCGACTATTGCAAGCACACAGACGGCTTCATCTCTATCGAGCTTTCTGACCTGCGAAGATAAATCCGCAGGACGAGACAACCTTTCTTCTATAAGGATCCTCAAGGAAAACGGTCCCATAAACCCTCCCCTTCTATATGGGCGAATAATACATGAGAGCTTCTGCCACCTCAATAATTGTTGGGAAAACGCACTGATGTGCAGAAAAGAGCTTGCCACATGCGGGCGGTATATGCTAAATACACGATGCAATTGAAGGGTTGGGCCGTTAGCTCAATATGGTAGAGCAGCTGACTCTTAATCAGTTGGTTCGGGGTTCGAGTCCCTGACGGCCCACCAGAAAAAGGGTTGGGGGATCGTCTAACGGCAGGACGGCGGACTCTGGATCCGCTAGTCTAGGTTCGAATCCTAGTCCCCCAGCCATATTTTTTCGAGGTGGTCCCATCGTCTAGCGGCCTAGGATATCGGCCTCTCACGCCGAAGACACGGGTTCGAGTCCCGTTGGGACCACCATTTGTTTGTTTTACAAGAATTCGTAAGCATTCTCCCTGTGGTGGGGGGAAAGCTTCCCCTTTCTCAAGATGCGCCCGTAGCTCAGCTGGACAGAGCGTCGGACTTCGAATCCGCAGGCCGCAGGTTCGAATCCTGCCGGGCGCACCAGTGATTTCAATAACTTACTCGAGATTCACAAGAGGCTGAAATTAGCAGTGCGCCTTCAGTGCGCCCCACAATGAAAGACCTCCCTCTTACGACGGGGATCACGAGGGGAACGAAGTCACGGGTCATGCAGCGGCATGGCTTTTCGCCGTCGCCCAGGTTCCTGCGGTAGCGGGGTTCGTCCTGCGTCAGGCCATCCGAAGAACAAAAGCACCACCACTTCGGGAACGTATCGGGAGACTCTATAGGGCCAATCGGACGCGACTCATGCCGATGCACTATTCAGACAACCTGACGGCGGTAACTTTTGCCGGCGTCAACCTTTCGCTTTCCCGCCGTCGATCGACGAGTGCGCCCGAGTGGGCCTTGCCCTGGTTCGTGCTCCTGGCATCGCTTGGTTTGATCGCTCGACTGCGTTTTGGGCTCTCTTCGCTCATCCGGACGGTCAGGAAAGTCCATGGACATCCTTTGTTTGCTGGAGTCCTTTTCGGGCTTCTTGCTGTGGGCCATCAGCTCCTGGATTGATTCGTGACCGCAGACCCAACCACACCCCAAGCTCACCCAGGGCCGTCGTGGACAAACCGGAATGGCCCTTGTGACGAGACCCCACATTTATCGAAGCGCCTCCCGGACTCCTCGCTCTGAAGGAGGCTGCCGGAGGAGATTCGTGACCACGAAACACAGGGTCTCAAAGCTCACTCGGCCTTTTGTGGAGTTGGGCTTGTTCGCCGAGGAGGTTCCGGCGATTGAGATACCCGGGCGAAATGTCCCGGATTCTCATGGTCTCTCGCCAATCCTGCGTCACGAGGGCCAGACCTGGGGCGTTCTTTCAAACTGCCGCGGATCGTACCCTCTTTGTTGCAGCAGGGCATGGAGTTCTCGAAAGATCTTGCGATCGAGATGTGGTTCCCGGCTCAGTATCCAGCCGTATTTTCGACCTGGTACCCCTACGACCGCCCAGCTATAGTCATCGGCAAGTCCGATGATCCAATAATCGCCCCAGAAAAGCTGAAAACCCAGGAGCCGAACAAAGCTGACCTTGAGCTTTGCGTTCGTTGTCGCGTCCACCACCCGCGCAACGCCTCGGGCTTCAATCCATCGTCCCGAATCCGTCATACATCGATTGATGACGGCTATCTTGCCGTCAGCACGGACCCGGTACTCTGCCGTCGTGTTCCTCGCGCATTTCCTCTGAAACCTGTTCGGGAGCCTGGCTATTTCGTACCACGTACCGGCATATTTCACGAGATCAACGAACGTCACAGTATCAAGACTCATCGGCACTTTTTTCTCCTTTTCGTAAAGGGCCTTCCCCCGCCATTGGAGCTCCATAAGAAAGGAAGCTTCTTATGATTACCAGGATACGTTAAACCCGTGCTTGGGCGATCCGTGAAAAACCTCGAACCATGAGACCGTCCTCCCGATCCTGGAAATACATTTCGTTCAAGGCCTCGGGGCCGACATCGACGATGCTTTTGAAGCCCATATTCGCCAGTTGCCGGGCAAGCTCTTCCGGTTCGAAGAACGTCCGCCATGGCTCTCCCGCCGCTTCTACTCTGTACGCAAGAGCATCGAAAGTTCGACGCTGCACCCCATGCAGCAACGACGGTGGCAGGAGATAATCAAACACCACGGTGGTTCCGACAGGTCCAGAGGCGATGAAAGCAAGGGTGCTCAGAACGACATCGACGGTCAAGTACTCGGTCACACCAAGCCATGAAAAGAAACCCGGCCTCTCCGGATCATACCCGACATCTCGCAGAGCCTCCTCAAGCTGACCCACTTCCAGATCGATCGAAACAAAGACGACGTTCTCCGGAATTGGGATTCCGGCAGCCCTGAGTCGTTGCCGCTTCAGGTTCTGCGAATCGGGATGGTCCACTTCGTAGATTCTGAGCCGGTCTTTTCCGTACCGTTGCCTGAAGGCAAAGGTATCGAGACCTGCACCCAGGATGACGCACTGGCCCACGCCTCTTGCCACGGCCTCAGCCAGGGCATCTTCGGCGTATCGACTCCGCGCGACCAGGAAGGCCCTCAGGTAAGGTGACCATGGGTTTTGTTCAGGCCCCGAGGGGTCCTGGAGAATCTCTCGGGCCCTTTCAGCCCCAATGATCCTGAGCGCCAGCGGATCATCGAACACCCTGGGACGGTCGATCACCTGGTGGAGCGCCCGAAGAACGGCTGCCCTTTCCGAGGTCCGACTGCCTTTTCCATCATGCATTGAATTCCTCCATCCTTTGGGCAAAATTGGTTGCATGGGTTCTTCGGCATTCGAGACACTCACGGACCATCCCACGGTACCTGCTTTCAGACCGCAGGGCCGAAGGATCAAAAACGCACCTGCTCCTCAGTCCTTGGCATCGTGCACCAACGGGCCGGAGCATCCGGCTGTTGGCGCACCGAGGATCACCGTGACTGCAACCCGCCCGTCGAGCCTCCGACCAGTTTCTCGAGTTCCTCCCGCATGCGGGCGATCGAAAAGGGTCGGCCATGCCCTGGATAGACATGGTTCGCTCCCGCTTCTATGATGCGCCGCCAGCTCATGGTCAATGTGCTCATATCACATGCAAAGGGCGGAAAAACGGAGCAACACCCCGGAAATGGCACGTTCGCCGCACCGTCGCCGATAAAACACGCACCGTTATCAAGCAACACAGAGAGAGAGCCTGCTGTGTGGCCGGGCGTCGGAAGCACGCGACCGGGAAAGCCGAAGGATTGGAGCTCCATTGCGTCGGAGAGAACGATGTCTGGTTCAATGGCGGCATACCGAAAGAAGGCCTTGAAGGGTCGTGCCAGCTTTGACGCCGCCGTGCCCAATGGATTCGTTCCCGGCGGAAGGCATGTTTCTCCTGAAAGCAAAAAGGGCTTTTCCGCGACATGAGCACAAATGAGAGCCCGATAGACATTACGGAGCCGACTCAGGCCTCCCGCGTGGTCAAAATGGGCATGCGTAACGACGATGAGCTTCAAGGCATCTTGCCCGACCCCGTATCGCCGGAGTGCTCCCAGGAGTATCCTCTCAGAACCTGGTGGTCCGGCATCGACCAGAAGGGCCTTACCTCGATGCATCACCAGATAGGCGCTGGCAAACAAGAGGTGAAGCCTGATGATGCGGACTCCCCCTTCTTCCGTGAGTCCTTCGCCACCGCGCGGGACTCGCCGTTCCGCAGGGACCTGTGGGTCTTTCTGGCTTCCCCGTCGATCCGTTCGCGCATGACACAAAGGCGGAATCTCCTTTTTCATGACCTCCAGGACACAAAACATGACTGAACGGATGGCAACCTGCCTGGCCCCATACTCTCTTCCGCGAGGGCCTGGCAAATGGCCTGTTCCATTGGAGTAAGCGAAATGGGAACGAGGTCGCGGATACGATTGTCCCTGCAGACGGCCTCGTTCTTGAGCCCTTCTACCAGAGGAAACACGATGCCCGCAGGCACAGGCGTCACGAGGTTGATCCAATAGGCCGAGAGCCGAGGTGTAAGGAACGGCACGGGAATGAGCAGTCTCTTTAGTTTTCGCACACGGCAGTATATGCGGACAAGGTCGGCATAAGAAAGGATCTCAGGCCCGCCGATATCGAGTCTCAACCCGGCCGTGGCTTCGTTTTCCAGACATCCAATCAGGTAGGCGATAACGTCCTGCACGGCAATAGGCTGCGATCGAGTCTGAATCCATTTCGGACAGATCATGACAGGGAGGCGTTCGGCCAGATACCGGATAATCTCAAAGGAGGCACCTCCTGCACCAATAATAACAGCCGCTCTCAGGACCGTCGTCTGCACCCGACCCGACTGGAGAATATCGGCCACTTCGTTCCGACTTGCCAGATGTTTGGAGAGCTCATCGCTCCTTTCACCCAGGCCCCCAAGGTAGATAATGCGCCGTACGCCGGCCGCCTCTGCGGCGCTGAGAAAATGTAAGGCAGCCTTCCGGTCCCGTTCGGCGAAGGCCTTTGTTTCCCGTATCGTCCTTCCGCCCATGGAGTGGACAAGGTAGTACGCGGTGGTGATGCCCTCGAGTGCCGCCGAGAGCGTTTCTGGTCGCAGGAGATCGCCATAGACGACTTCGGGATCACGGCGAAGAGGCTCGCCGCGTATCGTTAATTTCTCCGACAACCTCACAAGACACCGGACACGATAGCCCTTCTCGTCAAGCGCCCGAAGGAGCCGCCCACCGATAAAACCGGTTGGCCCTGTCAGGAGCACTCTTTCATCATTTTTCACCATGACCGATCCCTCCTCGTCGGCCTTCGTGTTACGGATGTATTGGGTTCCCACTCCCTCAAGTCCCAGTT is a window from the Thermodesulforhabdus norvegica genome containing:
- a CDS encoding MBL fold metallo-hydrolase is translated as MKKEIPPLCHARTDRRGSQKDPQVPAERRVPRGGEGLTEEGGVRIIRLHLLFASAYLVMHRGKALLVDAGPPGSERILLGALRRYGVGQDALKLIVVTHAHFDHAGGLSRLRNVYRALICAHVAEKPFLLSGETCLPPGTNPLGTAASKLARPFKAFFRYAAIEPDIVLSDAMELQSFGFPGRVLPTPGHTAGSLSVLLDNGACFIGDGAANVPFPGCCSVFPPFACDMSTLTMSWRRIIEAGANHVYPGHGRPFSIARMREELEKLVGGSTGGLQSR
- a CDS encoding NAD(P)H-binding protein — protein: MVKNDERVLLTGPTGFIGGRLLRALDEKGYRVRCLVRLSEKLTIRGEPLRRDPEVVYGDLLRPETLSAALEGITTAYYLVHSMGGRTIRETKAFAERDRKAALHFLSAAEAAGVRRIIYLGGLGERSDELSKHLASRNEVADILQSGRVQTTVLRAAVIIGAGGASFEIIRYLAERLPVMICPKWIQTRSQPIAVQDVIAYLIGCLENEATAGLRLDIGGPEILSYADLVRIYCRVRKLKRLLIPVPFLTPRLSAYWINLVTPVPAGIVFPLVEGLKNEAVCRDNRIRDLVPISLTPMEQAICQALAEESMGPGRLPSVQSCFVSWRS
- a CDS encoding lipocalin family protein; the encoded protein is MSLDTVTFVDLVKYAGTWYEIARLPNRFQRKCARNTTAEYRVRADGKIAVINRCMTDSGRWIEARGVARVVDATTNAKLKVSFVRLLGFQLFWGDYWIIGLADDYSWAVVGVPGRKYGWILSREPHLDRKIFRELHALLQQRGYDPRQFERTPQVWPS
- a CDS encoding class I SAM-dependent methyltransferase, with amino-acid sequence MHDGKGSRTSERAAVLRALHQVIDRPRVFDDPLALRIIGAERAREILQDPSGPEQNPWSPYLRAFLVARSRYAEDALAEAVARGVGQCVILGAGLDTFAFRQRYGKDRLRIYEVDHPDSQNLKRQRLRAAGIPIPENVVFVSIDLEVGQLEEALRDVGYDPERPGFFSWLGVTEYLTVDVVLSTLAFIASGPVGTTVVFDYLLPPSLLHGVQRRTFDALAYRVEAAGEPWRTFFEPEELARQLANMGFKSIVDVGPEALNEMYFQDREDGLMVRGFSRIAQARV